Proteins encoded in a region of the Deefgea piscis genome:
- the rplB gene encoding 50S ribosomal protein L2, translated as MALVKVKPTSPGRRAVVKVVSPDLHKGAPYAPLLVKKSKTGGRNNNGHITTRHIGGGHKQHYRLVDFRRNKDGIVAKVERLEYDPNRTANIALLCYTDGERAYIIAPKGLSAGMTVVSGSDAPIKVGNTLPIRNIPVGSTIHCIEMQPGKGAQIARSAGTSVQLLARDGMYAQLRLRSGEIRKVHVDCRATIGEVGNGEHSLRSYGKAGAKRWLGIRPTVRGTAMNPVDHPHGGGEGRTGEGRVPVSPWGQPAKGYRTRRNKRTSNMIVRRRPANKR; from the coding sequence ATGGCATTGGTAAAAGTTAAGCCGACATCGCCCGGTCGCCGCGCAGTCGTTAAGGTTGTAAGTCCTGACTTGCATAAAGGTGCACCGTACGCTCCTTTATTGGTTAAGAAATCAAAGACTGGTGGCCGTAATAACAATGGTCACATCACTACTCGTCATATCGGTGGTGGTCATAAGCAGCATTATCGCTTGGTTGATTTCCGTCGCAATAAAGATGGTATTGTCGCGAAAGTTGAGCGTTTAGAATACGATCCAAACCGCACTGCTAATATTGCTTTGTTGTGCTATACGGATGGTGAGCGTGCTTACATTATTGCCCCTAAAGGCTTGAGTGCAGGCATGACGGTTGTATCTGGTTCAGATGCTCCGATCAAGGTTGGTAATACACTACCTATCCGCAATATTCCGGTGGGTTCGACAATTCACTGCATCGAAATGCAGCCTGGCAAGGGTGCGCAGATTGCGCGTTCGGCTGGTACTAGCGTTCAATTGTTGGCTCGTGATGGCATGTATGCTCAGTTACGTCTCCGCTCTGGCGAAATTCGTAAAGTACATGTTGATTGCCGCGCAACAATCGGTGAAGTGGGTAATGGCGAACACAGTCTGCGTTCATATGGTAAAGCAGGCGCGAAGCGCTGGTTGGGTATTCGTCCAACAGTGCGCGGTACTGCGATGAATCCGGTGGATCACCCGCACGGTGGTGGTGAAGGCCGTACTGGTGAAGGTCGTGTTCCAGTTAGTCCGTGGGGTCAGCCAGCTAAGGGCTATCGTACGCGTCGTAATAAGCGTACTAGCAATATGATCGTGCGCCGTCGTCCAGCGAATAAGAGGTAA
- the rplW gene encoding 50S ribosomal protein L23 — protein sequence MAENRMLQVILAPIVSEKSTLVAEKAEQVVFRVSTDATKAEIKAAVELLFKVKVEAVNVVNVKGKSKRFGRTNGRRKDWKKAYVSLVSGQELDLAAAQ from the coding sequence ATTGCAGAAAATCGCATGCTTCAGGTGATTTTGGCTCCAATAGTTTCTGAAAAGAGCACTTTGGTTGCTGAGAAAGCTGAGCAAGTCGTATTTCGTGTTTCTACCGATGCGACTAAAGCTGAAATCAAGGCTGCCGTTGAACTTCTCTTTAAAGTGAAGGTTGAGGCGGTCAACGTAGTTAATGTTAAAGGTAAGTCTAAGCGTTTTGGCCGTACGAATGGTCGCCGCAAAGACTGGAAAAAAGCTTATGTAAGCTTAGTATCCGGTCAAGAACTTGACCTTGCAGCTGCGCAATAA
- the rplD gene encoding 50S ribosomal protein L4: MELKVVNTKGEAQVAVAASDDLFGREFNEALVHQVVTAYFANARSGNRAQLGRGNVKHSTKKPWRQKGTGRARAGMTSSPLWRGGGRAFPNSPDENFSHKVNRKMYRAGIATIMSQLVREERLIVVDSFALEAPKTKAFAQKLAEMQLDNVLIVTKELDENLYLASRNLPHVLVLEAAQADPVSLVRFKKVVFTRDALQAFEELFA, from the coding sequence ATGGAACTTAAAGTTGTTAATACGAAAGGCGAGGCTCAAGTAGCTGTTGCTGCTTCAGATGACTTGTTTGGTCGTGAATTTAATGAAGCCTTGGTTCATCAAGTTGTAACTGCATACTTTGCCAATGCCCGTAGCGGTAATCGCGCGCAATTGGGTCGTGGTAATGTAAAGCATTCAACTAAAAAACCATGGCGTCAAAAAGGTACTGGCCGTGCTCGTGCTGGTATGACATCTTCTCCGTTGTGGCGTGGTGGTGGTCGTGCATTCCCGAACAGCCCTGACGAGAATTTTTCGCATAAAGTTAACCGTAAGATGTACCGTGCTGGTATTGCAACAATTATGTCGCAATTGGTGCGTGAAGAGCGTCTGATCGTTGTTGATTCTTTTGCCCTAGAAGCACCTAAGACTAAGGCTTTTGCTCAAAAATTGGCAGAAATGCAGCTCGATAACGTGCTCATTGTGACCAAAGAATTGGACGAGAACCTGTATTTGGCTTCCCGTAATCTTCCGCATGTTTTGGTGTTGGAAGCGGCTCAGGCAGATCCAGTTAGTTTGGTGCGCTTCAAAAAAGTTGTGTTCACTCGTGATGCACTACAGGCTTTTGAGGAGTTGTTTGCATGA
- the rplC gene encoding 50S ribosomal protein L3, with the protein MSLGLVGRKVGMTRVFAEDGASIPVTVLDMAANRVTQIKTLEADGYSAVQVTFGTKKASRVNKAEAGHFAKAGVEAGLALVEFRIPAEKAAELKAGDALSVELFSVGQMVDVTGTSQGKGWAGVIKRYHFASNRATHGNSLSHRSAGSIGQAQDPGRVLPGKRMAGQLGNVQRTVQNLEIVRVDAERQLLLVKGGVPGSKGNDVIVRSSVKAGA; encoded by the coding sequence ATGAGCTTAGGTCTTGTAGGTCGCAAAGTCGGCATGACCCGCGTATTTGCTGAGGATGGTGCTTCCATTCCAGTAACTGTGTTGGACATGGCTGCAAATCGCGTCACGCAAATCAAAACTCTGGAAGCTGACGGCTACTCTGCTGTTCAGGTTACTTTCGGTACAAAAAAAGCAAGTCGAGTGAATAAGGCTGAGGCTGGTCATTTCGCGAAAGCAGGCGTTGAAGCAGGTTTGGCACTCGTTGAGTTCCGTATTCCTGCAGAGAAAGCTGCTGAGTTGAAAGCTGGTGATGCTTTGTCAGTTGAGTTGTTTAGTGTTGGTCAAATGGTTGATGTTACTGGTACTAGCCAAGGTAAAGGTTGGGCTGGTGTTATCAAGCGTTATCATTTTGCTTCTAATCGTGCTACGCACGGTAATTCACTGTCGCATCGTTCTGCTGGCTCTATCGGTCAAGCGCAAGATCCGGGTCGTGTTTTGCCAGGTAAACGCATGGCTGGTCAGCTCGGTAATGTTCAGCGTACCGTGCAAAACCTTGAAATCGTGCGAGTTGATGCTGAGCGTCAATTGTTGCTGGTTAAGGGTGGTGTACCAGGCTCCAAGGGCAATGACGTTATCGTTCGTTCGAGCGTTAAGGCAGGTGCATAA